In one window of Ovis aries strain OAR_USU_Benz2616 breed Rambouillet chromosome 5, ARS-UI_Ramb_v3.0, whole genome shotgun sequence DNA:
- the RDH8 gene encoding retinol dehydrogenase 8 yields the protein MADAPRTVLISGCSSGIGLELAVQLAHDPRQRYQVVATMRDLGKKGTLEAAAGKALGQTLTVAQLDVCSDESVAQCLSCIQGGEVDVLVNNAGVGLVGPLEGLSLAAMQNVFDTNFFGAVRLVKAVLPGMKRRRQGHIVVVSSVMGLQGVVFNEVYAASKFAMEGFFESLAVQLLQFNIFISLVEPGPVVTEFEGKLLEQVSTAEFPGTDPDTLSYFRDLYLPASRELFHNVGQSPQDVAKVIVKVIGSARPPLRRQTNTRYTPLTALKAVDPSGSLYVRTSHRLLFRWPRLLKLGLRCLACSCFRTPVWPR from the exons ATGGCTGATGCACCCCGGACTGTGCTCATCTCAGGATGCTCCTCTGGGATTGGCTTGGAGCTGGCAGTGCAGCTGGCTCATGACCCCAGGCAGCGCTACCAGG TGGTGGCCACCATGAGGGACCTGGGAAAGAAGGGGACACTGGAGGCAGCTGCTGGGAAGGCTCTGGGTCAGACCCTCACCGTGGCGCAGCTGGACGTGTGCAGTGATGAGTCAGTGGCCCAATGTCTCAGCTGCATCCAGGGAGGGGAAGTGGATGTGCTGG TGAATAACGCTGGAGTGGGCCTGGTGGGGCCCTTGGAAGGGCTCAGCCTAGCTGCCATGCAGAACGTCTTTGATACCAACTTTTTTGGGGCtgtccgtctggtcaaagctgtGCTCCCCGGCATGAAGAGGAGGCGCCAGGGCCACATCGTGGTGGTCAGCAGTGTCATGGGGCTGCAGG GTGTCGTGTTCAACGAAGTCTATGCGGCCTCCAAGTTTGCCATGGAGGGGTTCTTCGAAAGTCTGGCTGTCCAGCTGCTACAGTTCAACATCTT CATCTCCCTGGTGGAGCCAGGCCCGGTTGTCACAGAATTTGAGGGCAAGCTCCTAGAGCAGGTTTCCACAGCCGAGTTCCCAGGCACCGACCCTGACACGCTGAGCTACTTTCGAGATCTGTACCTCCCAGCCTCCAGGGAGCTCTTTCACAACGTGGGACAGAGCCCACAGGATGTAGCCAAG GTCATCGTCAAGGTCATCGGCTCCGCCAGACCACCCTTGCGCCGACAGACCAACACCCGCTACACTCCACTGACCGCGCTCAAGGCCGTGGACCCCTCCGGCAGCCTGTATGTGCGAACTTCCCACCGCCTGCTCTTCCGCTGGCCACGCCTTCTCAAGCTGGGCCTCCGGTGCCTGGCCTGCAGCTGCTTCCGCACCCCAGTGTGGCCCCGATGA